A region of Oxyura jamaicensis isolate SHBP4307 breed ruddy duck chromosome 5, BPBGC_Ojam_1.0, whole genome shotgun sequence DNA encodes the following proteins:
- the LRRC56 gene encoding leucine-rich repeat-containing protein 56 isoform X5 codes for MHIVLMNQTNFRENILGAYLPNLRELKLNNSLLVTVRDLGTTLSHLHVLWMARCGLSDLDGISSCSSLKELYIAYNNISDLSQLSLLDHLEVLDLEGNNIEDISQMQYLGLCCKLRSLTVEGNLICLKPNLESAEEPGYNYRAEVKKLIPHLEYLDEIPASQTAIPPSKKMNEDWLIIKESIKEAGLARDISWLGPCLGAVAKQSASSPRPPPASSPGTARWSASAGRRSNAPLLYGGSLLPDPMVADDLFPEDDSSDLTYGLSQVICGNPIKALRARRQKLGPPAVSPLKLCSPKMENPYVSVGGEDLSQEDVFSELRVWREQRKRCPQTGRQDKADQAVKTTVSDEEEDEACSLADSSEEELRETSDEDLIDSSCHSCVSQSSSDSSRAQEGTASSSLSHCLIPSPPKSPSPASLRGVAARRWETRNHGVRCLKLPSQEEDRQWTQQCQSRDRKETSAQPLSKELALLSLHSAPAAREPSPFGSRGEHQPDGSTGRQRPISGPAAVGSTSIRPVMDKSPPGVINHHLPVLHSATKASERFGPASAVWPPTARATLLPDRPAVSTTSRSKSPQS; via the exons GTGCCTATCTACCTAATCTGAGAGAACTGAAGTTGAACAATAGCTTGCTTGTAACTGTGAG GGATCTTGGAACCACATTGTCCCATCTCCATGTGCTGTGGATGGCTCGTTGTGGGCTCTCAGATTTAGACGGGatctcttcctgcagctctctgaaa GAGCTCTACATAGCCTATAACAACATCTCAGACCTGAGCCAGCTGAGCTTGTTGGATCACCTTGAGGTTTTGGACCTGGAAGGGAACAATATTGAGGACATCAGCCAGATGCAGTATTTGGGACTTTGTTGCAAACTGAGGAGCCTGACGGTGGAGGGCAACCTTATTTGTCTGAAGCCAAACCTGGAATCTGCAGAG GAACCAGGTTATAATTACAGAGCTGAAGTGAAAAAGCTCATTCCCCACCTGGAGTATTTGGATGAAATACCAGCAAGCCAGACTGCTATCCCTCCTTCCAAGAAGATGAATGAGGACTGGCTAATCATCAAGGAATCCATCAAGGAAGCTGGGTTAGCCAGAGACATTTCATGGTTAG GTCCATGTCTTGGAGCTGTGGCAAAGCAGTCTGCATCCAGCCCAAGACCTCCCCCAGCTTCCAGCCCTGGAACTGCCCGGTGGTCTGCAAGTGCAGGAAGACGTAGCAATGCCCCCCTGTTGTACGGTGGCTCTCTTCTTCCAGATCCAATGGTTGCTGATGATCTGTTTCCAGAAGATGACTCCAGTGATTTGACATatg gacTCAGCCAAGTTATATGTGGGAACCCCATCAAGGCCCTTCGTGCAAGGAGGCAAAAGCTAGGt cCACCTGCAGTGAGCCCCTTGAAACTGTGCAGCCCGAAGATGGAAAACCCTTACGTCTCTGTAGGAGGAGAAGATCTGAGCCAGGAAGATGTCTTTTCTGAACTGAGAGTATGGAGAGAACAGCGTAAGCG GTGCCCACAAACAGGTCGGCAAGACAAGGCTGACCAAGCGGTGAAGACAACTGTTAGCgatgaggaagaggatgaagcctgcagcctggctgaCAGCAGTGAGGAAGAGCTGAGGGAGACTTCTGATGAGGACCTCATTGATTCTTCCTGCCACTCCTGTGTCTCACAGTCATCTTCAG ATTCATCACGTGCTCAGGAAGGCACAGCGTCCTCCAGCCTGAGCCATTGTCTAATTCCATCTCCGCCGAAAAGCCCTTCGCCTGCCTCCCTAAGGGGTGTTGCAGCAAGGCGCTGGGAAACGAGGAACCACGGGGTAAGGTGCCTAAAACTGCCCAGCCAAGAGGAGGACAGGCAGTGGACACAGCAGTGCCAGTCAAGGGATAGGAAAGAAACTTCAGCCCAGCCTCTGAGCAAGGAACTTGCTCTCCTGAGCCTGCACAGCGCACCAGCGGCACGTGAGCCTTCACCCTTTGGATCTCGAGGAGAGCACCAGCCTGACGGGAGCACTGGCAGGCAGAGACCTATTTCAGGACCAGCAGCTGTTGGATCAACAAGCATCAG gCCTGTCATGGACAAGAGTCCCCCCGGAGTGATCAACCATCACCTGCCAGTTCTTCACTCAGCTACAAAAGCCTCAGAGAGGTTTGGACCAGCAAGTGCAGTTTGGCCCCCAACTGCTAGGGCCACGCTGTTGCCAGACAGACCTGCTGTCTCAACAACGTCTCGGAGCAAGAGTCCCCAGTCCTAG